The window tcagagtttcagttttgtgcagctaaaacctggagcagtcttcctgaagatgtgagacaggcctctactttgacaatgtttaaattcaggctcaaaactgttctgtttagctgtgcatatgactgaaaagtttttattctgtactcttttcttttaatgttgattttacaatgattgtttatgttttgatattttgttattgtgattttaatgtctttcttactctATAAAGcacttgaattactttgtgtatgaattgtgctgtacaaataaacttgccttgctttgcgtAATGATAGTTTGCTAAATATTTCCTAATaaaattattttgtgtgtgtttcaggtaaCTGTGCTCACTTCCAGAAGGGCGGCTGGTGGTACCACATGTGTGCCCACTCAAACCTGAATGGCGTGTGGTATCGGGGCGGTCACTACCGCAGCCGCTACCAGGACGGTGTCTACTGGGCCGAGTTCCATGGAGGTTCCTACTCTCTAAAACGTGTTTCTATGATGGTTAAACCCATTTAACAAGCAGAAAGAAGTGGGTAGACCTCACAAGTTGTGCAATGCAATAAAATCTAAGGCTATGGGCGTCAAAATCCACTAACAAAACGTTGATgcatttactttcacttttgttaTGAATGATCATTGTTGAAAAATGAAGTATCTTTAAGTAGTACTCATTCCTTCAAGCTTTAAGTAAACACTGTGTAATagttcaatattttatttattataataattattgtaaGTTTGTTGTCATCAGTTCATCTTGTTTGTAAAATtctcatacattttattatgaacTAATAAATTAGTATTCACCTTTGCATAAATTaaggtgcattcacacttgtgaATATCATTTGTGATTTCTTGTATATATGTTCTTTATTGAGGACATTCATTTGCTGTGTTGAGATATACTAAACTGTTCTAATGAATGTACTAAAATACTTGTATGTAAATGTGGGCAGTGTTTTCCTTTGATAGAAGGGACAATAGTGACCCTCCAGTGACCTTCCTTTCCATTAACAAATTATAGCCTATTAtactttttgatttattttacatgctGTTTAAATTTAGACTGAGATTTTAACTCAAAAAATagtattgatgttttttttaatatgttaaGGACTGCCTGTGCCACACTATAGTCCCAGCAGAAATCTATGACAAATGctaatgtacattttcttttgccaTGGTGATGCCCTGATCATTATCAATAAATGCCCttaaagtattttgtgctgTGTGGATCACTGATGGGTGATTGGTGAGAAGTGATGGGAGGTGTGCATGTTTTCAGCCTGTAGAGGTTGTGGTGACAGCGTTTCCGTTCACAGTTTCCTGTTCACTGGGCGTAGAGTTTCCCTTTATATACAATTAGCTTTCCCTCCAAAACCTTTCACCTCACAAAAGCCCAGGTCAGTACCATCAAGACCAGCTCTGAGTGTGGactattattataattattaaacgTGGCGCCCCAATTTGCATCCTGAACCCTGGCACTCACCTCTGCCCATCTCACGACCTCATGGTGGACCGAGATGCTGTTTCAAACTATGTGCGCCCCCCTTCTGCTTCTGACTGCACTGTTGGGTAAGTACCTCGAAATATGTGCTTTTTGTGAAAATGGTGAACATTTAGAAATGTCTCGTTACATGTTAATACACAAGCAACATAGTGGTATTTGAAATTGTGTCTTTTCAAACTGACTTTCATTACTATCTAACCACCAATATCTTTAATGAGATAAAAGAAAAAGGAATGGGCTTTGCTCCTACTTAATCTGATTTGAAATACTTAATCTGATTTGAAATACttaaagccagatgccctccctggtgTAACCCAATCATAGAGCTAGTCCAAAGTGCACTGGAAAGGTTTTTACTTTATGCCACAGTCTGCCTTACTTGTAGTGTAATtgttctttaattttttttaaggatTTTATTTGGTAATACAGGTTTGTTTTGCCAAATAGCAGCGTTTTACTTCATCCTGACTCATGTAATCATGTTTACACAGGTGTGTCCACTGCGTGTCCTCTGGTTTTGGAGCCTCCTTATCTTATTAGAGAAGTTGGTGACAAGATTTCTGTCAATTGCACCACTACACTCCATCAGGGTGTGTATTGGAGATATAACGACAATGAAACAACAGGCAGCAACTTGACTTCACACAGTGAGCTGTCAATACCACACATTGACTGGAATACAACAGCCATGTGCACAGTTAAAGTGAATGACACCTATGAATGCAGCGAATACCTTCAACTGACAGTGTACAGTAAGTAAGACACAAACTCATATATGTGGGAATATACTTTTAGGATTGGTCTTATTGCATACTTTTTTCAATACTTTGATATTTGTAGTGGCAGTTATGCTAATTAATTAATTGTTCATAAATGTGGTTCAggcatatttgttttgtaaaaaaaaaaaaaaacaaaaaaaaaacaacccctttcctttaaaataaatacttctacttaagtatttaatttaagGATTGCGCTATGCTAAGCTTTTGATTgagtaaaatgaacaaaaaaaaaaatatatataaatatatatatatatatatatatatatatatatatatatatatatatatatatatatatatatatatattcaaatcaGTACTTATTAAAACTAATATCtgaattttattttgacagaCGTGATTGAAAACAAAGATTACAAGATACAAGAAAATTATGAGCATACCTTCATATGTGATATCCCTGATGTTGCTACAGTTGAAAACTTCACCTATACATGGTTTAAAGATGGCCAAATAATAGAGCCAGAATCTTCTACAAAGGATCACCTGACGTGGAATATAAGCAGAGCACATGATGGAGCCACCTTTCTCTGTGAAACATGGTCACACCTGAGCCCATCCGGAACAGATCATATTTTAAATAAGACATGGAGTTTATCTGTACAATGTGAGTAAGACTTAACAATACATTGATCCTACCATAAATTCAATACATCTTTTGAACTTATTCTTGTGTTCTAGTGGTATTTAAAAtatagaatttaaaatataGGTTTTGTGTCCTGTAGTTATGATCAGTGTTGGTCagattattaatttaattactgACTACTGACTATTCCctctaaaagtacttttttttttttttttttttttttttttttttttttttttacatttaatccaTTTATGTTTCTAATTTTAAAGCcaattatttaaaggtgctctatgaaACCTTTTTGCTGGTatgttttgtctccatggagatatactgCATTGGTCAGAAAATACTATCAAACTTGTTTTTGTCTATCTCCATatcaacgcaataacatctccaaggagacaagctgTTGGCAGACTCTCCATCACACAGTTTCTGTACCTGCACCTTCAactgtgaaaagtttgaaaagcTCTCCTTATTAACATAtaacttttattattgtgtctacAGATGCcccaaaatttgaaaataaaactatagaTATAAGCTATAGTCATTTCAGTGGCAATGAAAGTATCACATTGATGTGTGATGCTATGGGCAACCCTCCTCCTGACTACACTTGGCTCAAGAATGATTTGATTATTGCAAACACAACTTATCTATATATTACACAAGTAAATGAGAAGACAAATTATTCCTGTAACGCATCTAATGATATTGGTTTTGATATACAGACATTTGTCGTGCCAGGTAAGCATTTCATTTTATACATGTGCATCCTAACCATTCGTGCATGTATTTTGTTTATCAATtcatatgttgttgttgttttactactattacagaGTATCCAGTGAAAATAACACCAAATGAATTAGTTTTGCAATATGGTGGACCAGCTTCAGCCATCTGCACCACAACAGTAGCTCACGATGGTATGGGCTGGGAGGCTTCTCTTGGGGGCATTAGCCGAACAGAGAACGTGACTATTTTGGAGTGGACGATAAAGAAAGTGGATCAATGGATGATTTCAGCGAGATGctttgtaaatttaaatgatGGAAAACAGCTTTCTAAAATATTGAATATCATCATTTACAGTAAGTACAAATAGTTAAGTATAGTaacagtatacatttttatatctgGTTTTGCCCAATTCCCTGGCAAGTTCAGAATGATATCTccctttatatttttttatacagagagataAAGTATTGCAgatgtgtgtattctggatcgtAGGAAATCATttcaatgaaaaatgaaatattgtgCTTGATTTTGCAGAAAATCCAGACAAGGTGCATGTCTTTCCAGATGGCAACCACCAGTTAGTAGAGGGCCAACAACACAACTTGCAatgtgaaattttaaatgtagcTCTTGCTGGGAAACTCCAAGTAAATTGGTACCAGGATGACAAACTCCTCTTGACAGAAACATTCAATGAATCCAAGGCAGAACCACAAAATAAAACCTCAACTTTGACCCTGGA of the Periophthalmus magnuspinnatus isolate fPerMag1 chromosome 8, fPerMag1.2.pri, whole genome shotgun sequence genome contains:
- the icam5 gene encoding intercellular adhesion molecule 5, with protein sequence MLFQTMCAPLLLLTALLGVSTACPLVLEPPYLIREVGDKISVNCTTTLHQGVYWRYNDNETTGSNLTSHSELSIPHIDWNTTAMCTVKVNDTYECSEYLQLTVYNVIENKDYKIQENYEHTFICDIPDVATVENFTYTWFKDGQIIEPESSTKDHLTWNISRAHDGATFLCETWSHLSPSGTDHILNKTWSLSVQYAPKFENKTIDISYSHFSGNESITLMCDAMGNPPPDYTWLKNDLIIANTTYLYITQVNEKTNYSCNASNDIGFDIQTFVVPEYPVKITPNELVLQYGGPASAICTTTVAHDGMGWEASLGGISRTENVTILEWTIKKVDQWMISARCFVNLNDGKQLSKILNIIIYKNPDKVHVFPDGNHQLVEGQQHNLQCEILNVALAGKLQVNWYQDDKLLLTETFNESKAEPQNKTSTLTLDLKKEHNKANFTCETELLLGQQGQNPKVVSAPYTANVQYKPIIQDCVTNHAGKEDEFKLDNVPCIAIGNPEPDTCWYYNDKPVNSTKPLTKKDSGTYTVEFKNSIGNTSTTVNITVEYRPFFLCDTHYNVTENDQFESKCKPEGVPKPTSVWFKDEKQVDFSKLRKRSDSGQYVIVATNKHGQTNYTLSINVLYIDAPSLSESDTREINTGENFTLNCSANGNPLPKLHWEYPVAANVNETTRERLSITEATSTNAGLYICRATNEVGSATKTVTLHIKGKPHIDIIVIVVLLFLVLVIFVSVLMYLKHKKTSGHYDVIGLSDSVPLTSRSSVI